The Pseudoalteromonas nigrifaciens genome segment TTAATTTTACAGTTGCGCAGATGATCAAAAAACTCGTCATTGGTTTAATTATTGCGCGGTGGTTTTTCACGCTGAAATGTAAGTAAGTGGGCTCATTGTTTCCTCTGTGTTTTTGTTATGTTTACTTTATGTTTGCCCTTGTTAATCAATGGTTTGTGACCCCTGTAAAATCTTATACTATCGTTGTTTGCTATATTGAATAACCTCCAGTGGTTGGATAAAATCCTTTTCAAATTGGTTATTACTGATCACAGCTCATTTACTACGAGTTATCGTAGCTGATCATTATTAGCGCCAAAACAGTTAGCTTAAAGTTAACAGCTATATGCCTTTAATTTTTACTGACACAAAATTAACTCAAAACTCTACTTTTAAAAGTGACTCACTTAGTATTTGTAGCTAGCAACCAGCACTGCTTAGCTAAATTACGGCTGCATTTAATAAAATGGCGCTGCAAATGCATTTAATGTAACCCCACAACGACTATGGTAAACATGAAATATAACAAACGAATTAAGTCCTCTTTATCACTACTTTCAATATTATGCGCCGCTACAATGAGTGTTCACGCAGCAGAGCGCCCCGCTGGTTTATCGGATGAGGATATTGCATACGTTAAACAGCTAATTAATAATGAAATGCAAGCGCAGGATGACGCTAAAGCTAAGCAAGAGTTAGATAATGGGTTTGAGTTTAATGGCTATTTTCGCTCAGGTACAAATACCATTCTAGGGAGTGGCAGTAAAAACAATGGCTCTTGTTATTCACTTAACTACCCTAAAAATGACGGGGTTTATTATCGCTTAGGTAACGAATGCAGAGACTACAGCGAGTTTCAGCTGAGTAAAAAACAGCAGCTAAATGGGGTTAACTTTAAAGCCGTATTTATGATGGACTTTGCCGGGGATTCAAGAGATCCAACCGCAACGGAGGAGTGGTCTAGACGCTCAAGGCAGCTTTACGTAGAAACAGACAACTTACTCGATAATGGTACGCTATGGATTGGCCGCAGATATTATTACGATAAGGCAGTTGGTAGCGTACATATATTAGATTACAAACATATGCAAAGCTCGGGTAACGGCGTGGGTGTATCTGACATTACGGTAAATGAAACCGATAAGCTGCATCTTGCTGCAATCACTTATGGTGGCGAGGGCGAACTTACAGGTAACAAAGCCACTGCTGATACTAACTATCAAAACTTTATGGCCGACGTACGCTATGAAATGGACGTAGGCGATGCGGGTAAAGTGGTATTTGCACTGCAAAACTTATTTGTAAATGATGCAATTGATGAAGCAGGGCTTACCGATGGCAGAACTTTTACAGTGCAATGGCAAAAGCAGTTAGGCAATGTTGATCAAAAAACAGTGATTCAATATGGTACCGGCGCCATGGCGCAAAACCCAGGCGCTGCCGG includes the following:
- a CDS encoding carbohydrate porin, whose protein sequence is MSVHAAERPAGLSDEDIAYVKQLINNEMQAQDDAKAKQELDNGFEFNGYFRSGTNTILGSGSKNNGSCYSLNYPKNDGVYYRLGNECRDYSEFQLSKKQQLNGVNFKAVFMMDFAGDSRDPTATEEWSRRSRQLYVETDNLLDNGTLWIGRRYYYDKAVGSVHILDYKHMQSSGNGVGVSDITVNETDKLHLAAITYGGEGELTGNKATADTNYQNFMADVRYEMDVGDAGKVVFALQNLFVNDAIDEAGLTDGRTFTVQWQKQLGNVDQKTVIQYGTGAMAQNPGAAGTDGGSFDYAADSSSSGFRIFNNGLVDITEKFKLDYMVMYEKSSDYHTLKSVGVRPHYSISPHWSVLGEVGYNAYQTKTNGIENDEQTLMKYALALQATADSTEYWSRPSLRFYLSNFDWNKAAGQESGLSVAGKEGDESALVAGAQVEIWF